A section of the Kribbella sp. HUAS MG21 genome encodes:
- a CDS encoding LysR family transcriptional regulator: MELVAEDLQAFAVFARHRNFTRAADELHVSQPALHTRIRKLETRLATQLYVKQGRQLLLTDAGEKLAAFANDTRDRTADFLRTLDAAPPRPLVLMAGSGAYLYLLGDPLRRYLARGHALRLRTGDATTTLTELRSGTADLGVTALGIPPDDLDCALLGQFPQTLIVRSDHRLAGRRTVRLKDLQDEALVVPPKDRPHRQQLERSMLDQGLRWSVAVEAEGWELLVHFVRLGIGPAVVNGSVRTTSAVRKIPVKDLPPVRYYVVTRPGRDERIEGLRRALR, encoded by the coding sequence ATGGAACTCGTGGCCGAGGATCTGCAGGCGTTCGCGGTGTTCGCGCGGCACCGCAACTTCACGCGCGCCGCCGACGAGTTGCACGTCAGCCAGCCCGCCCTCCACACGCGCATCCGCAAGCTGGAAACCAGGCTCGCGACCCAGCTCTACGTCAAGCAGGGCAGGCAGTTGCTCCTGACCGACGCGGGCGAGAAGCTGGCAGCCTTCGCCAACGACACTCGCGACCGCACGGCCGACTTCCTCCGCACGCTCGACGCCGCCCCGCCGCGACCGCTCGTCCTGATGGCCGGCTCCGGCGCGTACCTGTACCTGCTCGGCGACCCGCTCCGCCGCTACCTCGCCCGCGGCCACGCGCTCCGCCTACGCACCGGCGACGCGACCACAACCCTGACCGAGCTCCGCAGCGGTACGGCGGACCTCGGCGTCACAGCCCTGGGCATCCCGCCCGACGACCTCGACTGCGCGCTTCTCGGACAGTTCCCGCAGACCCTGATCGTGCGCAGCGACCACCGCCTGGCGGGACGTCGTACGGTCCGGCTGAAGGACCTGCAGGACGAAGCGCTCGTCGTACCGCCGAAGGACCGCCCGCACCGGCAGCAACTCGAGCGGAGCATGCTGGACCAGGGCCTCCGGTGGTCCGTCGCGGTCGAGGCGGAAGGCTGGGAACTGCTGGTCCATTTCGTGCGTCTCGGTATCGGGCCGGCGGTCGTCAACGGTTCGGTCCGGACGACGAGCGCGGTCCGGAAGATCCCGGTGAAGGACCTGCCGCCGGTGCGGTACTACGTCGTCACCCGACCGGGCCGCGACGAGCGGATCGAGGGGCTGAGGAGGGCGCTGCGATGA
- the def gene encoding peptide deformylase, with translation MIADWSPDLLDVKGAVLEVVRAPHPVLATEGATVDPLDPEMIQLAADLVATMRVSPGCVGLAAPQVGVAAQMFSLDVTGHPKTRTCHGVFVLCNAVVVEASRNEKAREGCMSVPDFTGDVKRATRLTVTGVLPGTTEQVTIGTDAFEARALQHEIDHCNGKLFLDRVAGAHAVYPRKVYQ, from the coding sequence GTGATCGCTGACTGGTCCCCCGACCTGCTGGACGTCAAGGGCGCGGTGCTGGAGGTCGTCCGGGCCCCACATCCGGTGCTGGCGACCGAGGGCGCGACCGTCGACCCGCTCGATCCGGAGATGATCCAGCTCGCCGCCGACCTGGTCGCGACGATGCGGGTCTCCCCCGGATGTGTGGGGCTCGCGGCGCCGCAGGTGGGGGTCGCGGCGCAGATGTTCTCGCTGGACGTCACCGGTCATCCGAAGACGCGGACCTGCCACGGCGTCTTCGTGCTGTGCAACGCGGTCGTCGTCGAGGCATCGCGGAACGAGAAGGCGCGCGAAGGGTGCATGTCGGTGCCGGACTTCACCGGCGACGTGAAGCGCGCGACCCGGCTGACCGTCACCGGCGTACTCCCGGGGACCACGGAGCAGGTCACGATCGGCACCGACGCCTTCGAGGCGCGGGCGCTGCAACACGAGATCGACCACTGCAACGGCAAGCTGTTCCTGGACCGGGTGGCCGGCGCCCACGCCGTGTACCCGCGGAAGGTGTACCAGTAA
- a CDS encoding septum formation initiator family protein translates to MPSRRESGARPGSRPSSRTQSRPPARRGDQPKRRTTGTQPEPVRTRGSRNLTGRAAVVLLVLGALIVSYAQSLRVWFDQHQQISALQQEIRDREKRVAELNDEISRWDDDAYVKAQARQRLGWVMPGEVGYRVIGADGKPVGAPPEPSAPSDGTAEQQKPTWYTKLWGSVEGAGNPPAPAASPAPAKPTPESILTPSPKVTR, encoded by the coding sequence ATGCCGTCCCGTCGGGAATCCGGTGCACGCCCCGGCTCGCGTCCGTCGAGCCGGACCCAGTCGCGTCCACCGGCCCGGCGGGGCGACCAGCCGAAACGCCGGACGACGGGAACCCAGCCGGAGCCGGTCCGCACCCGTGGGTCGCGCAACCTGACCGGCCGGGCGGCCGTCGTGCTGCTGGTGCTCGGCGCGCTGATCGTGTCGTACGCGCAGAGCCTGCGGGTGTGGTTCGACCAGCACCAGCAGATCAGCGCGCTGCAGCAGGAGATCCGGGACCGCGAGAAGCGGGTCGCGGAGCTGAACGACGAGATCTCCCGGTGGGACGACGACGCGTACGTGAAGGCGCAGGCGCGGCAGCGACTCGGGTGGGTTATGCCGGGCGAGGTCGGGTACCGCGTGATCGGCGCGGACGGCAAACCGGTCGGTGCCCCGCCGGAGCCGTCCGCGCCTTCGGACGGTACGGCGGAGCAGCAGAAGCCGACCTGGTACACCAAGCTGTGGGGCAGCGTCGAGGGCGCCGGCAACCCGCCCGCGCCGGCCGCGTCGCCGGCACCCGCGAAGCCCACCCCGGAGTCGATCCTCACGCCGTCACCTAAGGTGACCAGGTGA
- a CDS encoding MFS transporter, giving the protein MPETRSGNPRLTLAVLATVVASFSMLQSLVSPALPVIQRDLHTTPGTVTWVFTALLLAVSVATPLLGRIGDMAGKERTLFAALIALALGCLLAALAPNIGVLIAARVLQGVGGAVFPLAFGIIRDEFPAERVPSVVGVVSAIIAAGGGLGIVLAGPIVEWLGWRWLFWIPMAVVAISTVLVRRYVPESPNRVRGRIDWLAATFLSGWLIALLLPLSTGRSWGWVSVRTTGLFALAAVLFAGWIAIELRSRNPLIDMRMMRRPAVWTTNLVALLFGAAMFAVYAFVPQFLQIPKAAGFGFGASVTQAGLLMLPMLVTMAVAGTFSGPLAARFSAKAQVVSGSATSLVAALMFAEFHDAQWQLALSTALFGVGLGLAYAAMTSLIVQNVPREQTGAATGMNANIRTIGGSIGTALASSIITAHVQPSGLPAESGFTDTFFLLSAFAAAAVVLALAIPSARRTPVSPINRPTEERLAA; this is encoded by the coding sequence ATGCCTGAAACCAGGTCTGGAAACCCACGACTGACGCTCGCCGTGCTGGCGACGGTCGTGGCGTCGTTCTCGATGCTGCAGTCGCTGGTCAGCCCGGCCCTGCCGGTCATCCAGCGCGACCTGCACACCACCCCGGGCACGGTCACCTGGGTGTTCACCGCGCTGCTGCTCGCGGTCTCGGTCGCGACCCCGCTGCTCGGCCGGATCGGCGACATGGCCGGCAAGGAGCGCACCCTGTTCGCCGCCCTGATCGCGCTCGCGCTGGGTTGCCTGCTCGCCGCGCTCGCGCCGAACATCGGCGTCCTGATCGCGGCCCGCGTCCTCCAGGGCGTCGGCGGCGCGGTCTTCCCGCTGGCGTTCGGCATCATCCGGGACGAGTTCCCCGCCGAGCGCGTCCCGTCCGTGGTCGGCGTCGTGTCGGCGATCATCGCCGCGGGCGGTGGGCTCGGCATCGTGCTCGCCGGGCCGATCGTCGAGTGGCTCGGCTGGCGCTGGCTGTTCTGGATCCCGATGGCGGTCGTCGCCATCTCGACAGTGCTGGTACGGCGCTACGTCCCGGAGTCCCCGAACCGCGTCCGCGGCCGGATCGACTGGCTCGCGGCAACCTTCCTGTCCGGCTGGCTGATCGCCCTGCTGCTCCCGTTGAGCACAGGCCGGTCGTGGGGCTGGGTCTCGGTGCGTACGACGGGCCTCTTCGCGCTGGCCGCCGTACTGTTCGCCGGCTGGATCGCGATCGAGCTGCGCTCCCGGAACCCGCTGATCGACATGCGGATGATGCGCCGTCCGGCGGTCTGGACGACGAACCTGGTCGCGCTGCTGTTCGGTGCGGCGATGTTCGCGGTGTACGCGTTCGTGCCGCAGTTCCTGCAGATCCCGAAGGCAGCCGGATTCGGGTTCGGCGCGAGCGTCACGCAGGCAGGGCTGCTGATGCTGCCGATGCTGGTCACGATGGCCGTCGCCGGGACGTTCAGCGGTCCGCTGGCGGCGCGGTTCAGCGCGAAGGCGCAGGTCGTGTCGGGGTCGGCGACGAGTCTCGTCGCCGCGCTGATGTTCGCCGAGTTCCACGACGCGCAGTGGCAGCTCGCGCTCTCGACCGCGCTCTTCGGCGTCGGCCTCGGCCTCGCCTACGCCGCGATGACCAGCCTGATCGTGCAGAACGTCCCGCGCGAGCAGACCGGCGCGGCCACCGGCATGAACGCCAACATCCGCACGATCGGCGGCTCCATCGGCACCGCGCTCGCCAGCTCGATCATCACCGCCCACGTCCAGCCGTCCGGCCTGCCCGCCGAGTCGGGCTTCACCGACACGTTCTTCCTGCTGTCGGCCTTCGCCGCCGCGGCCGTCGTACTGGCCCTGGCGATCCCGAGCGCACGCCGTACGCCGGTCAGCCCGATCAACCGACCGACCGAGGAGCGGCTCGCCGCCTGA
- a CDS encoding DnaJ domain-containing protein gives MSSNRDFRDLGGADPWKLLGVGRDAGAEEIKRSYRRLSRDHHTDVGGSADQQARLNRAYEILSDPNRSAGYALLLQRKSQPPPARKPEPEPEPDPFEWNTGPAPGSPPPRQNSYSAPRQHTAPRSEDPYADPHQAPPYRDPYTAPRYEDIHYEQPPTTRGGLSGQAVAALLTVVLCQPISIILAIKALRTIRRTGQRGKTLAWLALFLDLAVIAFTIYGRILTTT, from the coding sequence ATGAGCTCGAACCGGGACTTCCGGGACCTCGGCGGAGCTGATCCCTGGAAGCTGCTCGGGGTGGGCCGAGACGCGGGCGCCGAGGAGATCAAGCGCAGCTATCGCCGGCTGTCGCGCGACCACCACACCGACGTCGGCGGCAGCGCCGACCAGCAGGCCCGGCTGAACCGCGCGTACGAGATCCTCTCCGACCCGAACCGCAGCGCCGGCTACGCGCTCCTCCTGCAGCGCAAGTCCCAGCCGCCGCCCGCGCGCAAACCCGAGCCCGAGCCGGAGCCGGACCCCTTCGAGTGGAACACCGGCCCCGCCCCCGGATCCCCGCCGCCCCGGCAGAACTCGTACTCCGCTCCACGCCAGCACACGGCCCCGCGCTCCGAGGACCCGTACGCCGACCCGCACCAGGCCCCGCCGTACCGCGACCCCTACACCGCACCGCGCTACGAGGACATCCACTACGAGCAGCCACCCACCACACGCGGCGGCCTGAGCGGCCAAGCAGTCGCCGCCCTCCTCACAGTCGTCCTCTGCCAACCGATCTCGATCATCCTGGCCATCAAGGCCCTACGCACAATCCGCCGAACCGGCCAACGCGGCAAAACCCTGGCCTGGCTGGCCCTCTTCCTAGACCTGGCAGTAATCGCCTTCACCATCTACGGCCGCATCCTCACCACCACCTGA
- a CDS encoding phosphotransferase — protein sequence MDVAEVLREHWDLKPARLAELTGGMNSATWLAVADGWRVVLKSVGADDTGFEPGLGLAARLDAAGVRTGCPRPSKRGRLVELVGERQVAVLEYVDGVELGDTAEDQAAIGDLLGWVHAAAGLEPGATADWLKYLLPFEECLDLEPWIRPAVEGAVADAVALGPLTWAWLHGDPAAEAFRRQPDGQVALIDWGSAMRGPILYDVASAVMYNRPTYVVPSYLTRRPDLAAEVERGLDTFLRVRQAVQAGYFAWRITNNILTGIAGPAENAKGLADARRSFGV from the coding sequence GTGGATGTCGCCGAGGTACTGCGGGAGCACTGGGACCTCAAGCCCGCGCGCCTGGCGGAGTTGACCGGCGGGATGAACTCCGCGACCTGGCTGGCGGTAGCCGACGGGTGGCGGGTGGTGCTCAAGTCCGTCGGGGCGGACGACACGGGGTTCGAGCCGGGCCTGGGGCTGGCGGCGCGGCTCGACGCGGCCGGCGTCCGGACCGGGTGCCCACGGCCGAGCAAACGCGGCCGCCTGGTCGAACTCGTGGGGGAGCGGCAGGTCGCCGTTCTCGAATACGTCGACGGAGTGGAGCTGGGCGACACTGCCGAGGACCAGGCGGCGATCGGGGACCTGCTGGGCTGGGTGCACGCCGCCGCGGGCCTCGAACCGGGCGCGACGGCGGACTGGCTGAAGTACCTGCTGCCGTTCGAGGAGTGCCTGGATCTCGAGCCGTGGATCCGTCCCGCGGTCGAGGGCGCAGTCGCCGACGCCGTCGCACTCGGTCCGTTGACCTGGGCCTGGCTGCACGGAGACCCCGCCGCCGAGGCCTTCCGCCGGCAGCCGGACGGCCAGGTCGCCCTGATCGACTGGGGAAGCGCGATGCGCGGCCCGATCCTGTACGACGTCGCATCCGCCGTGATGTACAACCGGCCGACGTACGTCGTCCCGTCGTACCTGACCCGCCGCCCGGACCTGGCCGCCGAGGTGGAACGCGGCCTGGACACCTTCCTCCGGGTCCGCCAAGCCGTCCAGGCCGGCTACTTCGCGTGGCGCATCACCAACAACATCCTGACCGGCATCGCCGGCCCAGCCGAGAACGCCAAGGGTCTAGCCGACGCCCGCCGCTCGTTCGGCGTGTAG
- a CDS encoding uracil-DNA glycosylase, protein MKLPHPLTGQLFESPVPPGEGWPEDPAVRRTPVAWDADEVLRLAATDDLRELEARVSVCRACPRLVEWREDVAVGKRKSFADQPYWGRPIPGWGAAAPKILIAGLAPAANGGNRTGRVFTGDRSGDWLFAALHRVGLANQPTSEHAGDGLRLIGTRMIAAVRCAPPANKPTPAERDTCAPWFRRELELVLPSVEAIVCLGKFGYDALLGALAAAGADVPRPRPKFGHAVEHRIPTPQGDVTVLGCFHPSQQNTFTGKLTEEMTDAVLIRAKSLAGLSTAARKQS, encoded by the coding sequence ATGAAGCTTCCGCATCCGTTGACCGGGCAGCTGTTCGAGAGCCCGGTGCCGCCGGGGGAGGGCTGGCCGGAGGACCCGGCGGTACGGCGTACTCCGGTGGCTTGGGACGCGGACGAGGTGCTCCGGCTGGCCGCGACCGATGACCTGCGGGAGCTGGAGGCGCGGGTGTCGGTGTGCCGGGCGTGCCCGCGATTGGTGGAGTGGCGTGAGGACGTTGCCGTCGGCAAGCGGAAGTCGTTCGCGGACCAGCCTTACTGGGGCCGGCCGATTCCGGGCTGGGGCGCCGCCGCGCCGAAGATCCTGATCGCGGGCCTCGCCCCGGCGGCGAACGGCGGGAACCGGACCGGCCGGGTGTTCACCGGCGACCGTTCCGGCGACTGGCTGTTCGCCGCCCTGCACCGCGTCGGCCTGGCCAACCAGCCGACCAGCGAACACGCGGGCGACGGGCTGCGGCTGATCGGCACCCGGATGATCGCGGCGGTCCGCTGCGCGCCGCCGGCCAACAAGCCCACGCCGGCCGAGCGCGACACCTGCGCGCCCTGGTTCCGCCGCGAGCTCGAACTGGTGCTCCCGAGCGTCGAGGCGATCGTCTGCCTGGGCAAGTTCGGGTACGACGCCCTGCTCGGCGCGCTCGCCGCGGCCGGTGCCGACGTACCGCGCCCGCGGCCGAAGTTCGGGCACGCGGTGGAGCACCGGATCCCCACGCCGCAAGGCGATGTCACCGTGCTCGGCTGCTTCCATCCGAGCCAGCAGAACACGTTCACCGGCAAGCTCACCGAGGAGATGACCGACGCCGTCCTCATCCGCGCGAAGAGCCTGGCGGGACTGTCCACAGCCGCCCGGAAGCAGAGTTGA
- a CDS encoding type II toxin-antitoxin system prevent-host-death family antitoxin, whose translation MTIANEHAVGLRELRHRTSEVLARVRHGETIDVTEYGRLVARIVPVEERAETPVLDRLAAEGKVRPAVRPGYRPRMRAGDGSDRLGDALAALRDEESW comes from the coding sequence ATGACGATCGCCAACGAACATGCAGTCGGCTTGCGGGAGCTGCGCCACAGAACAAGTGAGGTGCTGGCTCGCGTTCGTCACGGCGAAACGATCGACGTGACGGAGTACGGCCGACTGGTGGCGCGAATCGTGCCCGTGGAAGAGCGTGCGGAGACGCCGGTCCTCGACCGCCTCGCGGCAGAAGGCAAGGTCCGGCCCGCGGTGCGTCCCGGCTACCGGCCGCGGATGCGTGCGGGCGACGGCAGTGACCGATTGGGTGATGCCCTCGCCGCGCTGCGCGACGAGGAGTCTTGGTGA
- a CDS encoding Ppx/GppA phosphatase family protein: MVRVAAVDCGTNSIRLLIADLADGQLTELDRRMTIVRLGQGVDATGAFAQEALERVFAATEDYADVIRSRGVSRVRFVATSAARDVSNRDAFLSGVEERLGARPEIISGDEEAELSFRGATTSLELPTPYLVADIGGGSTELVLGDRDGVIAAQSLDIGSVRLTERHVTTDPTSPAELAAITRDIDALLDTTTVPLAEARALVAVAGTATTVAAVALNLPEYDRTAVHHARLTTGQLRETSTWLTTSTRAARAAVHSIHPGRVDVIGAGARILQRLVDRLPVETLTVSEHDILDGVALSLGS; this comes from the coding sequence GTGGTGCGGGTTGCGGCGGTCGATTGCGGCACGAACTCCATCCGCTTGCTGATCGCCGACCTGGCTGACGGGCAACTGACCGAGCTGGATCGGCGGATGACCATCGTTCGGCTTGGGCAGGGTGTGGATGCGACTGGTGCCTTTGCGCAGGAGGCTCTGGAGCGGGTCTTCGCGGCGACCGAGGACTACGCGGATGTCATCCGGTCCAGGGGTGTCAGCAGGGTCCGGTTCGTGGCTACCTCCGCCGCGCGGGACGTCAGCAATCGCGACGCGTTCCTCAGTGGTGTCGAGGAGCGGCTCGGGGCGCGGCCGGAGATCATTTCCGGCGACGAAGAGGCCGAGCTGAGCTTCCGCGGCGCCACCACCTCGCTCGAGCTGCCCACGCCGTACCTCGTCGCCGACATCGGCGGCGGCTCCACCGAGCTCGTCCTCGGGGACCGCGACGGCGTCATCGCCGCCCAGTCCCTCGACATCGGCTCCGTGCGCCTCACCGAGCGCCACGTCACCACCGACCCGACCAGCCCGGCCGAACTCGCCGCGATCACCCGCGACATCGACGCCCTCCTCGACACCACGACGGTCCCGCTCGCCGAGGCCCGTGCCCTGGTCGCGGTCGCCGGCACCGCGACCACCGTCGCGGCCGTGGCCCTGAACCTCCCGGAGTACGACCGGACCGCCGTACACCACGCCCGCCTCACCACCGGCCAGCTCCGCGAAACCAGCACCTGGCTGACCACCTCGACCCGAGCAGCCCGCGCCGCCGTCCACTCCATCCACCCCGGCCGCGTGGACGTCATAGGCGCCGGCGCCCGCATCCTCCAACGCCTGGTGGACCGCCTACCCGTCGAAACCCTCACCGTCTCCGAACACGACATCCTCGACGGCGTCGCCCTCTCCCTCGGCAGCTAG
- a CDS encoding type II toxin-antitoxin system VapC family toxin, producing the protein MSLYYVDTSAALKLLVEESHSKAFAEFYDQAAGATWVSSALLRIEVMRAVTRVFPALLPDARELLLAFDFISIDDDVVDAAMNEPDRMLRSLDAIHLSTARVLGTDLSALVTYDDRLAEAGKDAGFEIVSPRG; encoded by the coding sequence GTGAGTCTCTATTACGTCGATACCTCCGCGGCGCTCAAGTTGCTGGTGGAGGAGAGCCATTCCAAGGCTTTCGCTGAGTTCTACGACCAGGCGGCCGGTGCCACCTGGGTGAGTTCGGCGCTGCTGCGGATCGAGGTGATGCGGGCGGTCACCCGGGTGTTCCCGGCTTTGCTGCCGGATGCGCGAGAGCTGCTGCTCGCCTTCGACTTCATCAGCATCGATGACGACGTTGTCGATGCCGCGATGAACGAACCGGACCGGATGCTGCGATCGCTGGATGCGATCCATCTGTCCACCGCCCGGGTGCTGGGAACGGATCTGTCGGCGCTGGTCACGTACGACGACAGGCTCGCGGAGGCCGGCAAAGACGCGGGCTTCGAGATCGTCAGCCCGCGTGGCTGA
- a CDS encoding tRNA 2'-phosphotransferase translates to MSRDSRAVSRLLRHTAGERGLTMSADGWAAITEVLRILGLTCERLDIAVRENDKQRLQVDGDRIRACQGHSLEGMPVTREALENSWERVFPRDLLWHGTNRAALAAIQREGLHAGRRTHVHLAPAKDSHVGRRTRVEVLLGVDCADLPVYRAPNGVLLTREVPADAIVRVDAVH, encoded by the coding sequence ATGAGCCGCGACAGCAGGGCGGTCTCCCGGCTGCTGCGTCATACGGCGGGTGAGCGCGGCCTCACGATGAGTGCGGACGGCTGGGCGGCGATCACCGAGGTACTGCGGATTCTCGGGCTGACCTGCGAGCGCCTCGACATCGCCGTACGGGAGAACGACAAGCAGCGCCTGCAAGTCGACGGGGACCGGATCCGCGCGTGTCAGGGGCATTCGCTGGAAGGGATGCCGGTGACACGTGAAGCCTTGGAGAACAGTTGGGAACGGGTTTTCCCGCGGGACCTGCTGTGGCACGGCACGAATCGCGCCGCCCTCGCCGCGATCCAGCGCGAGGGCTTGCACGCGGGCCGGCGTACCCACGTCCATCTGGCGCCGGCGAAGGACAGTCATGTCGGGCGCAGGACGCGGGTAGAAGTCTTGCTGGGCGTGGATTGCGCGGATTTGCCGGTCTATCGGGCGCCCAACGGAGTGTTACTGACGCGCGAAGTACCTGCTGATGCGATTGTTAGGGTCGACGCGGTCCACTGA
- a CDS encoding DUF501 domain-containing protein has protein sequence MSVSPSDQEAVSKQLGRTARGIRSIAHRCTCGLPDVVETEPRLPDGTPFPTTYYVTCPRLASAIGTLESSGLMKEMTDRLAEDEDLAARYRAAHDSYLAHRESIEHVEEIAGITAGGMPNRVKCLHVLAGHSLAAGPGVNPLGDEALEALDDWGRRGPCV, from the coding sequence GTGAGCGTCAGCCCTTCCGACCAAGAAGCAGTCAGCAAGCAGCTCGGCCGTACCGCACGCGGCATCCGTTCGATCGCGCACCGCTGCACCTGCGGCCTCCCCGATGTCGTCGAGACCGAGCCGCGTCTCCCCGACGGCACACCCTTCCCCACGACGTACTACGTCACGTGTCCCCGGCTGGCCTCCGCGATCGGCACCCTCGAGTCCTCCGGGCTCATGAAGGAAATGACCGACCGCCTGGCCGAGGACGAGGACCTGGCCGCCCGCTACCGGGCGGCTCACGATTCCTACCTGGCCCACCGAGAGTCGATTGAACACGTCGAGGAAATCGCCGGCATCACCGCCGGCGGCATGCCCAACCGCGTCAAATGCCTCCACGTCCTGGCAGGCCACTCCCTGGCAGCAGGCCCCGGCGTGAATCCCCTGGGCGACGAGGCCCTGGAGGCCCTTGACGACTGGGGCCGCCGAGGCCCCTGTGTCTGA
- the eno gene encoding phosphopyruvate hydratase, translated as MATIEAVGAREILDSRGNPTVEVEVLLDDDTIARAAVPSGASTGQFEAVELRDGDKDRFGGKGVQKAVTAILEDIDKEIVGYDVHEQRLIDQALLDLDGTPNKAKLGANAILGVSLAVAKAAADSAGLPLFRYVGGPNAHVLPVPMMNILNGGAHADSNVDVQEFMIAPIGAATYGEALMQGAGVYHALKAVLKERGLSTGLGDEGGFAPNLDSNRAALDLIAVAVEKAGLQLGKDIALAMDVAASEFFTDGVYAFEGGKKSADEMIAYYADLVASYPIVSIEDPLNEEDWDGWKAITGELGSKIQLVGDDLFVTNVERLQRGITEKSANSLLVKVNQIGSLTETLDAVDLAHRSGFTCMMSHRSGETEDTTIADLAVATNCGQIKSGAPARSDRTAKYNQLLRIEEELDDAATYAGRSAFPRFQG; from the coding sequence GTGGCCACCATCGAGGCCGTCGGCGCGCGCGAGATCCTCGACTCGCGCGGCAACCCCACTGTCGAGGTCGAGGTTCTGCTCGACGACGACACCATCGCCCGCGCGGCCGTCCCGTCGGGCGCGTCCACCGGCCAGTTCGAGGCCGTCGAGCTGCGCGACGGCGACAAGGACCGGTTCGGCGGCAAGGGCGTGCAGAAGGCCGTCACCGCCATCCTCGAGGACATCGACAAGGAGATCGTCGGGTACGACGTCCACGAGCAGCGCCTGATCGACCAGGCCCTCCTGGACCTCGACGGCACCCCGAACAAGGCGAAGCTGGGCGCGAACGCCATCCTCGGCGTCAGCCTGGCGGTCGCGAAGGCCGCGGCGGACAGCGCCGGCCTGCCGCTGTTCCGCTACGTCGGCGGCCCGAACGCGCACGTCCTGCCGGTGCCGATGATGAACATCCTCAACGGCGGCGCGCACGCGGACTCCAACGTCGATGTCCAGGAGTTCATGATCGCCCCGATCGGCGCCGCGACGTACGGCGAGGCGCTGATGCAGGGTGCGGGCGTCTACCACGCGCTGAAGGCGGTGCTGAAGGAGCGCGGCCTGTCCACCGGCCTCGGCGACGAGGGCGGTTTCGCGCCGAACCTGGACAGCAACCGGGCCGCCCTGGACCTGATCGCGGTCGCGGTCGAGAAGGCCGGCCTGCAGCTCGGCAAGGACATCGCGCTGGCGATGGACGTGGCGGCGAGCGAGTTCTTCACCGACGGCGTGTACGCGTTCGAGGGCGGCAAGAAGTCCGCGGACGAGATGATCGCCTACTACGCCGACCTGGTCGCGTCGTACCCGATCGTCTCGATCGAGGACCCGCTGAACGAGGAGGACTGGGACGGCTGGAAGGCCATCACCGGTGAGCTCGGCAGCAAGATCCAGCTGGTCGGCGACGACCTGTTCGTCACCAACGTCGAGCGGCTGCAGCGCGGCATCACCGAGAAGTCGGCGAACAGCCTGCTGGTCAAGGTGAACCAGATCGGCTCGCTGACCGAGACCCTGGACGCCGTCGACCTCGCGCACCGCAGCGGCTTCACCTGCATGATGAGCCACCGCTCCGGCGAGACCGAGGACACCACGATCGCCGACCTCGCGGTCGCCACCAACTGCGGCCAGATCAAGTCCGGCGCCCCGGCCCGGTCCGACCGCACCGCCAAGTACAACCAGCTGCTCCGGATCGAGGAGGAGCTCGACGACGCGGCGACGTACGCCGGTCGCTCGGCCTTCCCGCGCTTCCAGGGCTGA
- a CDS encoding helix-turn-helix domain-containing protein: MDQTRPALRVDVRRPQRADARRNFDALLGAARDAFAAKGVGASLEDIARQAGVGIGTLYRNFPTRQDLLNAVYFGEIEELCVAAEDAAGLPPWEALTTWLHRFVGYAATKRAIWESLNREADNFQAAREAMYAAGRPLFERAQEAGEARKDIAFDDLLRMVSGLTAAGYVDQAQRDRVLTIALDGVRAR; the protein is encoded by the coding sequence GTGGATCAGACCAGGCCTGCGCTGCGCGTCGACGTCCGGCGGCCGCAGCGGGCGGACGCGCGGCGGAACTTCGACGCCCTGCTCGGCGCCGCGCGGGACGCGTTCGCGGCGAAGGGCGTCGGCGCGTCCCTGGAGGACATCGCCCGGCAGGCCGGCGTCGGGATCGGCACGCTCTACCGGAACTTCCCGACCCGTCAGGACCTGCTCAACGCGGTGTACTTCGGGGAGATCGAGGAGCTGTGCGTCGCCGCGGAGGACGCGGCCGGACTGCCGCCGTGGGAGGCGCTCACCACCTGGCTGCACCGCTTCGTCGGGTACGCCGCGACCAAGCGCGCGATCTGGGAGTCATTGAACCGCGAGGCCGACAACTTCCAGGCCGCCCGGGAGGCGATGTACGCCGCCGGCCGCCCGCTGTTCGAACGCGCCCAGGAAGCCGGCGAGGCCCGCAAGGACATCGCCTTCGACGACCTCCTCCGCATGGTCAGCGGCCTCACCGCCGCCGGTTACGTCGACCAGGCCCAGCGCGACCGCGTCCTCACCATCGCCCTGGACGGCGTCCGCGCCCGCTAG